A stretch of DNA from Deltaproteobacteria bacterium:
CACTGATGCCAACAGTTGGCTAATCTGCCTAACGCGTCCCTTACCCAAATCGTTAAGCGCAGACTTATCAAACTCAAAGTTAACATCTGGAATAAAAACTTGTCGCTCTCCTCCTAACGAGCCGACATCATCGCTCGTCACTTCCGGCTCGCCCGTTCCACCAATTTTTGAATAAGGCGGTATACTACGACAATCAGGGAACTTATCTGAATCAAAAAAGCAAAGCGGCTCTCTATAATCAAACGGCTCTCTGAAACCAAATAAACTGCGCGTAAAAGTAGTAGAACCAGCAAAAGCACTCCACGGCCTATAAACCGCCTCTCTTAACGCCCAACCAACTGGGTGTAAAAGATACGCCACCGTCCTAATGGGGTGACTTTCCGACTCTCTCCATCGAGGAGGTTGGTGATAAGTAAAAATGCCATTATCTCTCGGGAGCAAATCCTGTGCACTGGCAGTCGAAACTGACCCAAATAAAACAAATGCTCCAAGCGTTAAATAAATCGACTTTGCCTTCATCTTAGAAGAATCCTTTATTCTAGAAATTTTAACTTTACAGCATGTTAACTTATACAAGCCACAAGCTAGCACTCAACAACAATTTAAAGTGCCTCAGAAATTATTTTTCCACAACCCCACTTTTTCCAATTACTGCATTTACTATTATTTTTTCTTAACACTAACAAACACAAAGCAGCAAGGGAATACTCGCGGCAAAATAGTACAGATGCCGAATATCATAAACAGGTTCTTTGTCTACAATAAAGGCGTAAGAATCCCGATAGCTAGCTCGACTATATATTTCCTATCTTTTCCCTTAAATTATAGCATTCGCGCCATAAACAAAAAAATCATCCCTTTTTCGCCATAATGTCATCAAAACAATAACAAATCATAGAAAGATTGTCTCTTTTGCTTATTTTCGCCTAAAGGTAATGAAATCAAGGACGTATAAATATCTTATATCCAAAGCCTTAGCACTCGGCTGCATTACCGCTGGCTTGAACTATGTCGCCATTAAACAAAACATTCCTCTCGTTCACTTCTCAATACTAGCCATTCTTTGCTATGCGGTAGTATTTTTGCCAAAATACCTCAGCCTAACAAGCGTTCTACTATTTGCTACAAGCATAGTTTTTTTTAAAACTCCAACAATAGAAAGCATTGGCGTCCTAGGCATCGCTCTTTTCTTACAGCTTCTGATCGACGCAAAGCGCGTTAAAGAAAAGCAACTTCCTGAGCAAAAACTGCCAAGCCCACAACAGGCTGTGTCAACAAGCCAAACGCCTCGAACTAAAGCTATCCCAAAAAACCGCATTAGCGACGTCCTCCTAGATAACTCGCCGTGTGCAGTTGTAGCGGTAGATAGAAACTTGCTAATAACTGGCACAAATCGGCGATTTGCAGAACTCCTTAACACCCTCCCCGAACAACTAACAAATAAGCGAATCGACTCTATTGATCGCTCACATCCGTGGATTAGCGAAATAATTGAGCTAATAACAGGAACTCTAAAATCAAGTCAGCAACTTAAGGCCGACAAGGCCACTTATACTAGCAGTAGCCATCAGGGCAAGTATCTCGAGATATCCGTCATTCAAGACCCAAACGACAGAGCCGCCTCTTATGGTGCTACAGAGTTTTTAAATATTGCCTTAATAGTCTACGCAGAAGTGTTGCCTGATCTTCGGCCATTTCAGGCTGAACCCATACAGCTCAGTAAATTTGAGGTCCTCGGTCGCAACTCTATAGAGTTGAACAAAGAAATAAAAATCTGCCTGGACACTCTAATAGAGTACTCCTCCGAGGCGATTAAAGATTTAGGGAGCGACATCGACTCCAGAGGAATAGCCCTCTGTCAAACGACGCCGGGCATGAATATCAGCGTAGCCCTACGCAACATAGAAAAAACTGCCAAAGAATCACTTGAAGTAATCAAGCAGGTCGATGCCTGGCAGAAGACGGTGGAAGGCGACGTTGAGCCCTTCGATCTCGGCTCGAATATTGCGCTTGGCATTACTTACCTACTCAAAACTCAGCACTTTAGCTCCATTCCCAACATCAAGTTTTCTTTTGGAGGCTCCAACGAGAGCATCTGCATTGCGTGCCCTCAGCGAGAAGGCATGAGATTCCTTTGCTACTTTTTATCTCTAGTTGGCGCAGTTGCACGGGCGACATCGGCAATCAACATAACTCTTGGAACCGAGACAATTGACGAGGAAGCCTCGTCAATACTAGTTGGGCTAAGACCGGGTGTCTACGCTCGAATCATTGTCGAGCACAGCGGTCAAAGCTTTACGCTTAATATGGCAAACAAAAAATATTTCAAACCGATTCATAACGACGAAGTCGCTACACAATTAGAAACAGCTCTATCGCTGTTGCGAAGCCAGCTAAGTCTACTGGGCGGCTTCGTTTCACTTCAGAGCTCACCACAGCGCGGAACTAATATCACGTTCTATCTTCCGTTAAACATGTCAGGGGGCAGCTTGAGATCTAAAAAAGAACATAGCAGCAACAGCAAAAATATTGACACTGCTTCCATACCACATGAATTAGGATCTCACTCATGCGGTCAACGAGTGCTACTAGTTGCTTCTGACAGCGATACGCTAATATCTACCAGCGAAACGCTAAAAACACTTGGGCTTCACGTCACCATTAAACAGTTTGATTCGTTGGTAGCCGAACTAAACAAGCCAGTAAATTTTGAAGGACTTGGCTTCGCCGTTCAGGACGAAACGTGGGATTCGGTAAAAGAAACATCGGAAATGACCAAAAGCCTCACGGATTTTGACTTCCTTATAATCAGCATAGACGCAGCTTCTGATACTGCACTAATGCTAGTACATTTCTTAGAGAAGCAAAATCCAAACGCCACAACCCTGCTACTAGTGGATCAGAGCCCAGCCATAAAGCGCATGTTCGCAAACTGGCAGATGATAAAGAAACCACTAGATTTAAACGCATTTGCAAACACAATAAAGCTACATCAACTGGCCGCACCAGCATAGCGCATCGACACTACAAATAGCTCACCTTCATGCCAGGGGGAATAGTCACATCGAAGAGATCTGCGTCGCTTTGTGCGATATCTGGGTTAACGACCAAATCTTCGTACTCAACTGCAATAACTATTTCTTCTGCTGGCATAGACAACTGTAGCTTTTTTGGCAAAGCCAAGCGATCCGAAACTCCCCGTTCACCAATAAACTCAGCAGACATAATGGAGGCGTTAATAGCATTATCCCTAACGTCTAAACCAAAAATACGCGGGATTTTTTTCCCATCACCTGCTTCCAACAACGAAAACCGAACATCTACCTGCACATTCGAGGCATATACATACTGCATAAGCATTACGCCATCGTTTGCCTGAGTTTCCAGCAATCGCGCCTCTACTAGCTCGCCATGCAGCTCAGCATCAAAGCGCCCGCAAAATAACAGCATCACCTCATCAAGCGATAGCGGAAGCAACATAAGTTCGCGAATATTTTCCAGGCTAGGATCGCCAATATAAGCCACCTTATTCGACAAATCCACGACCTTCATTACGCCATCATGCACGGACAACAACGATAGCAGCGCGTTACTGCTCCTTTCCAGAAAGTCAATGCGCAATTTATCTGGCCGCCTAAAAACAATCACTTGACGAAAATTTTCGGATTTGACTCCCCGAGAAATCCTAACTCGAGCTAATGCTTTAAGAGCCTTTATGCTAGCAACATCTTCGCGGAGAAGCCCGCTAACTTCATGTAAAACTTCAGGCGACGCCGAACGGTATGCTGTCGAATCAAAGGGCCGTGGAGTTAGACGATGGCAAGCGCTAAAAAAAAGCAATAGCAAGAAAAATATCAGCCTAATCATAACAGGGGGAAAAACTTGGCTCCTCGGTAGCTACTGCTTCATTTTTCTAATCTTATCCATCCCTGCCCTCACACGTATCTCAACCTGCCCGTCGTCCGACTTAGGAGCAAACATCAAAGCCTTCTCAAAAACCGATAGCGCCTTTTCTCTTTGTCCCAACTTGATTAAAATCTCGGCAAAATGCTCCAGTATAACGGCATCGTCAGAAACCGCCTTTATCGCTAGCTGTAATTGCTCAAGCGCTTCCTCGTATTTGCCCATCTTAAAATAGACCCACCCCAAGCTGTCGATGTAATAAGCATTATTGGGCTCAATCTCCAAGGCTCGCTTAATGAAACGCTCAGCCTCCCCTAATGCCTCGCCTCGCTCAGCTAGGGAATATCCAAGATAATTCAGCGCATCGGCATTACTGGGATTTGCTTCTATGGACTTGCGCATCGCCTCCATGGCCTCTTTAGGCTTTTCAAGCTCATCGTAAATTGCCCCTAACGTGAAGTAATGGCGATCAACTGCCTTATCCAGCGCGATGACCCTTTTCATTAGCCCAACAGCTTCATCTAACTTCCCCGCTTCGCGCTGCAACGAGGCAAGGTATAGCAATAAATTAATGTCATCGGTCTTCTCACTAAGCGCTTCCTCTATAGCCTTTGCGGCAATGTCGAACTGCTTTTTCTGCTTCGCTAAGTACGCCACTAAAACTCGGGATTCCACAAACATCTTCTGTCCCGGCTTTATTTGCTGCAATGCATTAATAGCATCTTCATCTTTGCCCATGCCGGTATAAACAGATGCTAAAAAATACCTTGCAGTAGAGTTTTGAGGATGGACTGCTAAGATAAGGTTTAGCTCCACCTCGGCCCCTGCAAAGTCCTTTCGCTCGAGCTTAATTAAAGCAATTTTTAGCCTCGTTTCAGTTGGATCCTTCTCCAGGCTCCTCAGCTCTTCTAGCTCCTTAAGTGCCTCCTCAAACTTTTGCCCCTCCCACAAAAGCTGCCCCAAAAGCCTTCTTGCTACGACATTTTGGGGATTTTTTGCGAGAATTGACTCGCACTTCTCAATTGCTTCGTCCCGCCTGTCCCTTAACGCCAAAGTTCGTGCATAATCTATCTGAATAGCTTCTGCATCTGGATTTAGCTTAACTGCTTTTGCATAGAACTCCTCCGCTTCCTCTAAGGCACCGCGCGACTCAGAGATGCGAGCTATATAATAATAGGCCAGAGCAGATGCTTCGGGGGAAGCGGCAATTAGTTCTTCCAATACAGCCTTAGCCTTATCGTAGTCGGAAGATTGGGCATAAAGGCTAGAAAGCAATACATAGTTGTCCTGATTTTCTGGCTCAAGAAGAATGAGCTGGCGATATATCTCTACCGCCTTATCGCGATTGTTTAACGAAGCGTAGATACCTGCCTTTAGACGAAGGACGTCTAGATTCTCCCCATGCACGGAAGATTCAACAGCTAGATCAGATATCTTATCTAGCTCCTCAAGCGCTAACCTAAGCTCCCCCTTCCGAACATATAGTTGTGCGAGCCGACTCCTAAGTACTGGTGCTGGCTCAGTTTCATGTTCGCTCGCCAATTTATAATTCGCCAAAGCCTCGTCGTACCGCTCTCGATGCAGCGCTAGCTCGCCCAGCAAAAAGTAGTAGTAAGATTTCGATGTCTCAGCAACTTCGGCATCGGCCCCTTTGGCCCTAGCAATTTGTTCTTCAATAATGTTTTTCTCAAACGTCCCACCAGCATTAGTGATGCCAGTAGTCGCAGCCCGCGAACTACATCCAACAAGTAGATAGATTACAAAAAGAAAGAGAACCGACTGCGATTCTCTTGTTAGAAAATTCTTGTGAGGGGAAACCTCAACCCGACAAAGATAATTCATTACAAACGTCTTCCCTTATTCGCCGCGTCGAGGTTCCTTGAAACAGTGCTCAATAAACACTAGAGTTAATGCTCGACTGCTTCGCTCCTCTCCTCAGTATCAGCAGCATTGCCAGATGTCGAGCCAGCACTCTTGCCAGCAGGACTATTTACGTTGCTAAGTAGCTCTCGTGCACGCGATCCAGTATTTGGAATCTGCTTAACCCGATCTGCTAAAGTCGCCGTCCGCCCACTCTCCTGTTGTGCCACATAGTTTGGCCTGGGCATATAATGAGATGGCGCGATGACATCTCGTGCCTGACGCAAAGTCTCCTTGCAATTCCTCAAAGTTAGGATAACACCACCCCACGGTGCCAACCCCAAACTTGGATTCTGCTGGGATACCGAACCAAAAAGATATTCCAACATAGCCAATAGATCTATCGCTTCTCCTATATCCTTAGTTTCTCTGCTGTTACGCAAAGTCGCCATCATACCGGTCCAGGGCACCGATGCCGACGCCGGCATCTGCTGCGAAAGGCTTCCCAAAAGATACTCCAACATAGATAACAACGACACCGCCTCGTCCAACTGTCTCCCCGAATCTACTCTGTCACCTTTTTCCATAACGAACATCTCCTCATTGTTTTTGTCAACATTTTTTTTGTCGAATCAGTGATAGCTAGAACCGCTGCGAAACAAACCACTAAGAAACAAACCATTGCCTCCTTTCCTAAAAGCAAGAGTCCTTTTATACATTTAATGTTGAGCAACCTCAATGTCCCAGATGGTTATTTTTCAAAAGATTTATGGCTAACGGATTGCCTTTTATAGAAAAAACAGACAAGATACGGTGGGTTTGCAGCCCGCAACCTCTCTAATTAGGATAAGAGGAAGAAAGGGCGTGTATTACTACACGCTCATAAAATTAGTAAATATTTTTGAGTAATAACAAATAGTATAGGTATGACGGAAATTACAGTTGACCACAATTTAGAAAAGGCCATGCGCATACTAAAGCGCAAGCTCATTCGGGAAGGCTTATTTAAGGAGCTAAAGTCTCGTCGCTTTTATGAAAAACCTTCCGAGAAGCGCAAGCGAAAAGACAAAGAAGCTCAGAAGAAGCGCCGCAAAGATGTAGAGCGGACTCGCCGTCATAGTTCGCCATAATGCTTCAACAGAGATCTACTACGCAGCATTAAAATTTTTTGAGAGTGTTAGGTCAGCTGTAGAGTAAACCCTTCGAATAGCATCCCGGAGGGTTAGTAACTGCTATGGGGTTTACAAAAGCACTGCAACTAAGAAGCATTGACGAAAAGACGCCCTCGCCGTTACATCGCTTACCTAAGTTTCCGGTTACGATACTTTCTCGCTACGTATTTTTAGAAATTGCTACCCCGTTTCTCGTTTCGCTTTTTGTCTTCACGGGCATATTGTTTCTGGTCCGCATCCTCAAACTTGTCGATCTAGTAATTAACAAAAACGTTGCGATAGGCGACGTTCTTGTCTTGTTCTCCTATGTCGTACCGCGCTTTCTGGAAATAGCCATCCCAATGTCACTGCTTCTTTCCTGTATTATTGCGTTCGGGAGACTTAGCGCAGATAGCGAATTAATTGTCATGCGTTCCTGTGGCGTAAGTTTAAGAAGACTCGCGATCCCAGCTTTTTCCTTTGCCCTGATTGCATTTTTCATTTCGCTAACTTTAAGTCTTTGGATTAGACCTCTAGCGAATTATCGCCTCGGCGTGGGGCTTTTTGAAATTGCAAAGACCAGAGCAAGCGCTGGTTTGTTAGCAGGAGTATTCAACGATTTAGGCGATCTCACCATATTTGCCGAAAAGATAGACCCAAGCAGCACTCGGTTAACGAATCTAATCATCTCGGATCGCCGTGGCGAAGTGGTTCGAAATTTCATAGCAAAGTACGGAAATATTATTGCCGATGACAGCGCGCGAACGCTTTCTCTTAGACTCTTCAATGGGGCGATCCATGAAGGCGTAGGACTGAACTATAATTTGACCGATTTTAACGTAAACAATCTCAACTTAAGCGAAAAGGAACTCTTGGCCGGAGAAGCAAGCAGCCGTGGCAAGAAGAGCGATGAGATGTCTCTCGTCGAACTAAATGCCTTGCGCCACGAGCTTGAATCCCTCCCAGCTCCTCAATCTGACGAACAGCGCCAACAGTTATTGAGCTATGATATAGAGTGGCATTCTCGCTTTGCTGTCCCTACGGCTTGCCTAATTGTGGTCTTTTTGGGCATGGCTCTTGGCATTCAGTCAAGTCGCGGTGGATTCGGATATGGACTAACGGCTAACATTTCTCTAGGTTTGCTCATCATCATGTTATTCTACATATCGTTGGCACTTTCCTCCGCTATAGCCGAGAAAAATGCTCTGCCTACTTGGCTATGCATGTGGTTTCCCAATACATGTATAGGGTTGCTAGCGGTTTACTTATTTAGGATGGTTGAGAGCGAACGATGGCTCGCTGTAACGGAAGCTATAGCAAGAGGTCTTGCGCATTTGCGCACTTCGCAAGGCAAATCGCTAACCGCACAAGCACAATGAACAAAGTATTCTTGTTTAACATTCTACAAGGCTATATTGTGCGGCAATTTCTCAATGCACTCGTTCTATGTCTAGCTGTCTCCCTTTCTATATTTTTTGTTTTCGATCTTTTTGAGCGCATTAACCTTTTTTTTAAGGAATACGCTACCTTCGCGCAAATAGCTAGTTATATGCTATTTAAGATACCACTAATCGCTCACCTAATGACGCCTGTAGCAGTGCTGATTGCCACGCTAGTCAGCATAGGGCAGTTAGCTCAAAAATCTGAATTAACAGCTATGCGAGCTTGCGGCGTAAGCATGTTTCGGATTGCGCTACCACTAATATGCATTGGCGCGTTAATCTCAGCGATTATGTTTATTAGCGGCGAAACCATAGTTCCGTGGGCAACGAACCGAGTGGAGGAGATTTACAATTTTGACATCCGCAAGAAGGCCCAAACTGGTAAAGTTAGCAAGGCAAATTTTTGGTATCGCAAGGACAACAAATTTTACAGCATCGATTTCTACGATTCCCGCTCTGCTACGCTGCAGGGAGTTACGATATTCGAAATGACAGATAACTTTGCTTTAGCCGGACGGATCGATGCCGAGGAAGTAGTCTGGAAAGGCCCCGCGATGAGATGGCTAATGAAGAATGTCGTAGAGACTTCCTTTAACTTAGAAGGGCGACCAAATGTTTCTCGATTCCAAACTCTTCCTCTGGTAATATCTGAAAAGCCAAAGGATTTTTATGAAATAAAGCTGCGCCCAGAAACCATGAGTTACTGGGAGCTCGGTAATTACATAGAAAAGCTCCAGCGCGAAGGTGGAGCTGTATCAAAATACTTAGTCGATCTAAACGCAAAACTTAGTTTTCCTCTTATTACGGTAATCGTGATTCTCGTCGCATTCCCCTTTGCCCTTTTGCCGGCGCGTTCTGGGAGTCTTACGAAAAGTTTTATCGCTGGCATTTCCTTAGGATTTGGATACTATTTCGTTCATGCCTTTAGCACTTCGCTCGGCGCAGCCGAGCTAATACCGGCCTTTCCGGCGGCATGGACTGCAACTATACTACTGGGATGTTTGGGAGGCTATTTGATCGCTGGTGCAGACTTTGCTTAGTTGATGTAGAATACCACTATGTTCATATCTTTTGTCAGGGTTACTAGGTTATTAGCGGCAATATTGTTCGGGTTGATGTCCCTACTTGCTGCTTGCGCGCCCCAACATCAACCTCGTC
This window harbors:
- a CDS encoding OmpA family protein is translated as MKAKSIYLTLGAFVLFGSVSTASAQDLLPRDNGIFTYHQPPRWRESESHPIRTVAYLLHPVGWALREAVYRPWSAFAGSTTFTRSLFGFREPFDYREPLCFFDSDKFPDCRSIPPYSKIGGTGEPEVTSDDVGSLGGERQVFIPDVNFEFDKSALNDLGKGRVRQISQLLASVPNIQVVVEGHADYIGTDDYNVSLGQRRAQAVIDELVELGIDPARMSSISHGESRPIFTEEEDWARAVNRRVQFSVGGQGA
- a CDS encoding tetratricopeptide repeat protein — its product is MNYLCRVEVSPHKNFLTRESQSVLFLFVIYLLVGCSSRAATTGITNAGGTFEKNIIEEQIARAKGADAEVAETSKSYYYFLLGELALHRERYDEALANYKLASEHETEPAPVLRSRLAQLYVRKGELRLALEELDKISDLAVESSVHGENLDVLRLKAGIYASLNNRDKAVEIYRQLILLEPENQDNYVLLSSLYAQSSDYDKAKAVLEELIAASPEASALAYYYIARISESRGALEEAEEFYAKAVKLNPDAEAIQIDYARTLALRDRRDEAIEKCESILAKNPQNVVARRLLGQLLWEGQKFEEALKELEELRSLEKDPTETRLKIALIKLERKDFAGAEVELNLILAVHPQNSTARYFLASVYTGMGKDEDAINALQQIKPGQKMFVESRVLVAYLAKQKKQFDIAAKAIEEALSEKTDDINLLLYLASLQREAGKLDEAVGLMKRVIALDKAVDRHYFTLGAIYDELEKPKEAMEAMRKSIEANPSNADALNYLGYSLAERGEALGEAERFIKRALEIEPNNAYYIDSLGWVYFKMGKYEEALEQLQLAIKAVSDDAVILEHFAEILIKLGQREKALSVFEKALMFAPKSDDGQVEIRVRAGMDKIRKMKQ
- a CDS encoding 30S ribosomal protein S21, with product MTEITVDHNLEKAMRILKRKLIREGLFKELKSRRFYEKPSEKRKRKDKEAQKKRRKDVERTRRHSSP
- a CDS encoding LptF/LptG family permease, giving the protein MGFTKALQLRSIDEKTPSPLHRLPKFPVTILSRYVFLEIATPFLVSLFVFTGILFLVRILKLVDLVINKNVAIGDVLVLFSYVVPRFLEIAIPMSLLLSCIIAFGRLSADSELIVMRSCGVSLRRLAIPAFSFALIAFFISLTLSLWIRPLANYRLGVGLFEIAKTRASAGLLAGVFNDLGDLTIFAEKIDPSSTRLTNLIISDRRGEVVRNFIAKYGNIIADDSARTLSLRLFNGAIHEGVGLNYNLTDFNVNNLNLSEKELLAGEASSRGKKSDEMSLVELNALRHELESLPAPQSDEQRQQLLSYDIEWHSRFAVPTACLIVVFLGMALGIQSSRGGFGYGLTANISLGLLIIMLFYISLALSSAIAEKNALPTWLCMWFPNTCIGLLAVYLFRMVESERWLAVTEAIARGLAHLRTSQGKSLTAQAQ
- the lptG gene encoding LPS export ABC transporter permease LptG; protein product: MNKVFLFNILQGYIVRQFLNALVLCLAVSLSIFFVFDLFERINLFFKEYATFAQIASYMLFKIPLIAHLMTPVAVLIATLVSIGQLAQKSELTAMRACGVSMFRIALPLICIGALISAIMFISGETIVPWATNRVEEIYNFDIRKKAQTGKVSKANFWYRKDNKFYSIDFYDSRSATLQGVTIFEMTDNFALAGRIDAEEVVWKGPAMRWLMKNVVETSFNLEGRPNVSRFQTLPLVISEKPKDFYEIKLRPETMSYWELGNYIEKLQREGGAVSKYLVDLNAKLSFPLITVIVILVAFPFALLPARSGSLTKSFIAGISLGFGYYFVHAFSTSLGAAELIPAFPAAWTATILLGCLGGYLIAGADFA